In Scheffersomyces stipitis CBS 6054 chromosome 8, complete sequence, one DNA window encodes the following:
- a CDS encoding predicted protein, which translates to MSENNPVKYLADSDTECQRCKAVPAVLITRKEAFCKNCFIRFIRGKQRKSMIDERYKVKYGAVQEKIGQQKVLLALSGGVSSLVLTDVVASLLQEQIESHKGRMGFELVLLNIDEFELESLNKRIEEILPILVERYAPVNIQYKVLSIESFLIDRAMIQKVLLNKDFTAIAQRLSDEQNKYTVADMLKLCPNKSSMEDLLTVIYEELILRTAFIENCETIIYGHSMTRIANEILALTVRGRGSSVYKAIADHTVQFMDKEFTILFPLRDVLFAEIIAYADLIELNKLEVKSTIVKSKITKNLTIRDLTTNYFSHLDATGYASTASTVVKTGEKLGAPQFKHSYGRCQICGVEIYQDPKEWLRRITVNDAAPIETEEEQEYVNLYKEALSSSETLDTENTHPVNICYGCIVTLSGAKQDTAFVWPLKDKDTNHEDKKVLDEYILTDDEE; encoded by the exons ATGTCGGAGAACAACCCCGTCAAGTATCTTGCGGACTCAGATACTGAGTGCCAGAGATGCAAGGCAGTACCTGCTGTGCTCATCACTAGAAAGGAAGCCTTCTGCAAGAACTGCTTTATTCGTTTCATCAGGGGAAAACAGAGAAAACTGATGATCGACGAACGTTATAAGGTAAAATACGGTGCTGTTCAAGAGAAGATTGGTCAACAGAAAGTTTTGTTGGCTCTTTCGGGTGGAgtctcttctcttgttctcACAGATGTAGTAGCTTCATTATTACAAGAACAAATAGAAAGTCACAAGGGAAGAATGGGATTTGAGCTTGTGCTTTTGAATATCGATGAATTCGAGTTGGAGTCACTTAACAAGCGCATAGAGGAGATCTTGCCCATTTTGGTGGAAAGATATGCCCCAGTCAATATACAATACAAAGTACTTTCCATAGAGTCTTTCTTGATAGACCGGGCCATGATTCAGAAAGTACTACTCAATAAAGATTTCACTGCTATTGCTCAAAGATTATCTGACGAACAAAACAAGTACACCGTTGCTGACATGCTCAAGTTGTGTCCCAACAAATCTTCCATGGAAGACTTACTCACCGTGATCTACGAAGAGCTCATACTCAGAACAGCATTTATAGAGAACTGTGAAACCATAATATATGGTCACAGCATGACCCGCATAGCGAATGAGATCTTAGCATTAACGGTCAGGGGAAGAGGTTCCTCGGTCTACAAAGCCATAGCTGACCACACAGTTCAATTTATGGATAAAGAATTCACCATCTTGTTCCCATTAAGAGACGTTCTCTTCGCCGAGATAATAGCATATGCCGACTTGATCGAATTAAACAAACTCGAGGTCAAAAGCACCATCGTCAAGTCTAAGATCACTAAGAACTTAACCATTAGAGATTTGACTACAAACTACTTCAGCCACTTGGACGCGACTGGATACGCTTCTACCGCTTCGACTGTGGTCAAAACAGGCGAGAAGCTTGGAGCTCCGCAGTTCAAGCATTCTTATGGTCGCTGCCAGATCTGCGGAGTAGAAATCTACCAAGATCCAAAGGAATGGCTCAGACGTATCACTGTCAATGATGCAGCACCTATagagacagaagaagaacaggaatACGTCAACCTCTACAAAGAAGCCTTGAGCTCTTCTGAAACATTAGACACCGAAAACACCCATCCTGTCAATATTTGTTATGGATGCATCGTAACCTTGAGTGGAGCAAAACAGGATACTGCATTTGTATGGCCGTTGAAAGACAAAGACACCAAC CacgaagacaagaaagTACTTGACGAGTACATACTCACCGACGATGAAGAGTAG
- a CDS encoding predicted protein gives MSEPIKGTDADTSTVAKEAVPNKPEPIDSDYVETDKDKVDFTKGGVEKFKFYPDNPENHRHKYKWTHKEPSKYYDPCEESRQASLNCILRNQDDKLVCQDFFDAYKECRKDFFNKKRKDRIEGRGGWGFW, from the coding sequence ATGTCAGAGCCAATCAAGGGGACCGACGCTGATACTCTGACTGTAGCCAAAGAAGCAGTTCCTAACAAGCCAGAACCAATAGACTCAGACTATGTGGAAACAGACAAAGACAAAGTAGACTTCACCAAGGGGGgagttgaaaagttcaagttctaTCCCGACAATCCCGAGAACCACAGACACAAGTACAAATGGACCCATAAGGAGCCTTCGAAGTACTACGATCCGTGCGAAGAAAGTAGACAGGCTTCCTTGAATTGCATTTTGAGAAACCAAGACGACAAACTTGTATGTCAGGATTTCTTTGACGCTTATAAGGAATGTCGTAAAGATTTCTTTaataagaagagaaaggaCCGGATAGAGGGTAGAGGAGGCTGGGGATTCTGGTAA
- a CDS encoding predicted protein, which produces IKELLNNEAKVLQHDISRIISGIKNMRTFQGESPLFVRCPEDDTRNFRNMFYSKLSSYRSEAIFPNLETFMDEYLHKRKHHWLWQKEKKDKQKAIQRGYKRKASTGRSLLSRKVKSTIVEDEQISFLNKELKTTNPNKSSILVSTQEKEHILNVQFCSAFQSGSTFNVRTMDDDIDNCELVLSNVDYENKNIFGFFRIFETVDATKSYYQQVTNLVHYLCGYDSNSSSLPRSASLLRKLNILNRLGNDKRVTLPSGNLSDGSSVIPIEGYIIDFMTNDLRFLKSPKLDSKIVFRSSVATKMKSSRIRIQLLEWMRIQPFVQFKESYFLKFLNETNKNLLQFPKSKAPRMQKSEALHMTKEFRSNIYELTKDFPWDEDASIPVWEEQKAARQFGPRKYRDFFMDDWERNLAHRLSEQLTRDDSASLVNIQLNYILFTLKVDIIEYLNTVIECYLQKSSMPTEVRDAYNNVFEKILTEEEDKRDADRESQVTTLICSLNRKTREMEIHNTSPFL; this is translated from the exons ATCAAGGAATTGCTCAATAACGAGGCAAAGGTCTTGCAACATGATATCAGCAGGATCATCTCTGGAATAAAAAATATGCGTACCTTTCAAGGTGAGTCTCCGTTGTTTGTGCGTTGTCCTGAGGACGATACGAGAAACTTTCGCAACATGTTTTATTCGAAATTGAGTTCATACCGTAGCGAAGCGATATTTCCGAATTTGGAAACCTTTATGGATGAATATTTACACAAGAGAAAGCACCACTGGCTTTGgcagaaggaaaagaaagacaaaCAGAAAGCAATTCAAAGGGGGTATAAGCGGAAAGCATCCACAGGAAGATCTTTGCTTTC ACGTAAAGTAAAATCTactattgttgaagatgaacaaaTATCTTTCTTAaacaaggaattgaaaacCACTAACCCGAACAAATCCTCCATACTTGTTTCTACTCAAGAAAAGGAGCATATCTTGAATGTTCAATTCTGTTCAGCCTTCCAGTCAGGATCTACTTTCAATGTCCGTACCATGGATGATGATATAGACAACTGTGAACTAGTCTTATCCAATGTTGACTACGAAAATAAAAATATATTCGGTTTCTTCAGGATTTTTGAAACCGTCGATGCTACCAAGTCGTACTACCAGCAGGTTACAAATTTGGTTCATTATCTCTGTGGGTACGATAGCAACTCTAGTTCTCTACCAAGAAGCGCCAGTCTTCTCAGAAAACTAAACATATTGAATAGGTTGGGAAATGATAAGCGTGTCACTTTACCCAGTGGGAACCTCTCAGATGGTTCGTCAGTTATCCCTATTGAAGGATACATTATTGATTTCATGACAAATGACTTACGGTTTTTGAAGTCTCCCAAATTGGATAGTAAAATCGTGTTCAGGAGTTCGGTAGCCAccaaaatgaaatcaagtcGCATTAGAatccaacttcttgaatggATGAGAATTCAACCATTTGTACAGTTCAAGGAGTCctatttcttgaagtttttgAATGAAACTAACAAGAATTTATTACAATTTCCTAAGTCTAAAGCACCAAGAATGCAAAAATCCGAAGCACTACATATGACAAAAGAATTCAGATCAAACATATACGAGTTGACAAAGGACTTCCCATGGGACGAAGACGCATCCATTCCAGTTTGGGAAGAGCAGAAGGCTGCCAGACAGTTTGGACCACGTAAATACCGAGATTTTTTTATGGATGATTGGGAGAGAAACTTGGCCCACAGATTGAGCGAGCAATTGACTAGGGACGATTCAGCTTCGTTGGTTAACATACAATTGAACTACATCTTGTTCACTTTAAAGGTTGACATTATTGAATATTTGAATACTGTAATTGAGTGTTATCTCCAGAAAAGCAGCATGCCTACTGAAGTTAGAGATGCCTACAACAATGTTTTCGAGAAGATACTCACggaagaagaggataaGAGGGATGCTGACAGAGAAAGTCAAGTTACCACTCTAATTTGCTCCTTGAATAGAAAGACTagagaaatggaaatcCACAATACTCTGCCATTCTTG
- the BOI2 gene encoding RHO protein signal transduction, with translation MTTTGAVYISIKQFNARLGDELSLKVGDKIEVLADDSEYNDGWYMGKNLLTNEVGLYPKTFTQILQKQNPDKSLLRSRSRRVGTPVNGSSKEGASTPPLNGGSASSTPATKISNVSDSVEKLNLNGTASTNKDTISEIDKALKELQPTSDSNEVSAASKSVPNAVSRTQKRVSSAPLTEDLDPLQASSWTPQQVSSYFAFVLGFDMDVAGKFSRHKITGPILFELDLGHLKELDIDSFGTRFEVYKEIEKLKELSSKSISDKSRQHSLASTNADPNGSTFSETSPGSENFQSTETSPKKTDFSNNSDEDRTLTNNSTRSQSKTYQQLMPSAPLSSTFRDSGFNKGHHRKRSMSMDNLAHDSSSFTSPRKAPEPPSGTASSGNHKFVDDGDSNSGLYLTRTNASNPGLSSRPSSSVYEQSVKSHKKNGSQASSIIHRRNSSVNLAANAHKRHSSLFSFLSGHDDSKANSKTPKLQSTNLYKETVSSPSDGQKDGLTSPAKLKRDSLVSTPSKPKDVSSAESPIDIDEAQLSPRKSKSISYKKSESPSIKDDQRSVSDASAVGKLKNLRTSSTQNFRSFTTSRKAKTSAFQEGIRDVTPDDAIKSANYSGWMSKRSSNTLAWRSRYFTLHGTRLSYFASLRDKKEKGLIDITAHKVIPISTDSDETEDRTDKYTALYASSTFNGSYCFKLVPPRPGFRKGLTFTQPKTHYFAVDSQEEMRGWIKALMTATIDIDDTEPVVSSCSTPTVSLTKAKELLAKAREETKLKDEELRAQGFLRDGVDDDYDLHVSSVNDFATSVDTSSVDDTTGSSGNAPKLSIDTNVNSSQKQVGKTPSTPQISSSSAQSGFASPYLLASGLLSPKSNSTASPTNSSPSNIKIDPNYFQDVHPSIADASEATPKTYSNGRIVSSRKNSRADKMLAYTSDPSGNHSFVIKQKK, from the coding sequence ATGACTACAACAGGCGCAGTCTACATCAGTATCAAACAGTTCAACGCCCGTCTTGGAGATGAGCTCTCGCTCAAGGTCGGCGATAAAATCGAAGTTCTCGCTGACGACTCAGAATACAACGACGGCTGGTACATGGGGAAAAATCTCCTAACTAACGAAGTTGGTTTGTACCCAAAAACCTTCACACAAATACTCCAAAAGCAGAATCCTGATAAGTCTCTCTTGCGCTCCAGATCAAGACGTGTAGGCACCCCTGTCAACGGTTCGTCCAAAGAAGGAGCTAGCACGCCTCCCTTGAACGGTGGCAGTGCTTCTTCCACACCAGCAACTAAAATCAGCAATGTGTCTGATTCTgtagagaaattgaacttaAACGGTACGGCCAGTACAAACAAGGATACCATTTCTGAGATCGATAAGGCACTCAAGGAATTGCAGCCAACAAGCGACTCAAATGAGGTATCTGCAGCTCTGAAATCAGTACCAAATGCGGTGTCCAGAACCCAGAAGCGTGTCTCTTCAGCTCCACTTACGGAGGACTTGGATCCACTCCAGGCCTCTTCCTGGACTCCCCAGCAGGTGTCCTCATATTTTGCTTTTGTGCTTGGCTTCGATATGGACGTGGCTGGAAAGTTCTCAAGACATAAGATCACTGGCCCAATCTTGTTTGAATTGGATTTGGGCCATTTAAAGGAATTGGATATTGATTCGTTTGGTACCAGGTTCGAAGTGTACAAGGAAAttgagaaattgaaagagcTTTCTTCGAAATCGATATCAGACAAAAGTAGACAACATTCTTTAGCATCTACAAATGCGGATCCAAATGGTAGTACTTTTAGTGAAACTAGCCCAGGCTCAGAAAATTTCCAGAGTACTGAAACTCTGCCTAAGAAGACCGATTTCTCTAACAACTCGGACGAGGATAGAACATTGACTAACAACAGCACTCGTTCTCAATCTAAGACCTACCAGCAATTGATGCCATCTGCTCCTTTGTCTTCTACTTTCAGGGATAGCGGGTTCAACAAGGGTCACCATAGAAAGAGATCTATGTCTATGGACAACTTGGCACATGATAGTAGTTCATTTACCTCGCCTAGAAAGGCTCCAGAGCCTCCAAGTGGCACTGCTTCAAGTGGAAATCACaaatttgttgatgatggcGACCTGAATCTGGGATTGTACTTAACCCGCACAAATGCTTCCAACCCAGGTCTTAGCTCGAGAccctcttcttcagtataTGAGCAATCAGTAAAGAGTCACAAGAAGAACGGTTCTCAAGCTTCCAGCATTATACACAGAAGAAACTCGTCTGTGaatttggctgcgaatgCACACAAAAGACATTCTTCCCTTTTCAGCTTCCTTTCAGGACACGATGACAGCAAGGCAAACTCCAAGACTCCAAAGCTTCAAAGCACCAACTTATACAAGGAAACAGTCTCCAGTCCTAGTGATGGTCAGAAAGACGGATTGACTTCTCctgccaagttgaaacGTGATAGCTTGGTATCAACTCCTCTGAAGCCAAAGGATGTCAGTTCTGCTGAGAGCCCAATTGATATCGATGAAGCACAGCTCTCTCCAAGAAAGCTGAAGAGCATCTCCTACAAGAAGAGTGAAAGCCCATCTATAAAAGACGACCAGAGATCAGTTTCTGATGCTAGTGCTGTTGGAAAATTAAAAAACTTGAGGACTTCGTCTACACAGAATTTCCGTAGTTTCACCACCTCTAGAAAGGCGAAGACCTCGGCTTTCCAGGAAGGTATCAGAGACGTCACCCCAGATGATGCCATCAAGTCTGCTAACTATAGTGGTTGGATGTCTAAGCGTTCTAGCAATACTTTGGCCTGGAGATCACGTTACTTCACTCTCCATGGAACCAGATTATCATACTTCGCATCTTTACGTGATAAGAAGGAAAAGGGGTTGATTGACATCACTGCCCATAAGGTGATTCCAATCAGCACCGACTCCGATGAAACCGAGGACAGGACAGACAAGTACACCGCTTTGTATGCATCGTCGACTTTTAATGGAAGCTACTGTTTCAAGCTTGTACCTCCCAGACCAGGTTTCCGTAAGGGATTGACTTTCACGCAGCCAAAAACTCACTACTTTGCTGTAGAttcacaagaagaaatgagaGGCTGGATCAAAGCATTGATGACTGCTACCATTGATATCGATGATACTGAACCAGTTGTAAGTAGTTGTTCTACTCCTACGGTCTCTTTAACTAAAGCTAAAGAGCTCTTGGCCAAGGCTAGAGAAGAAACTAAGTTAAAGGACGAGGAATTGCGAGCACAAGGCTTTTTGCGTGATGGAGTCGATGACGACTATGATCTCCATGTTCTGAGTGTCAATGACTTCGCAACCTCAGTCGATACATCTTCTGTAGACGATACCACTGGATCATCTGGAAATGCACCAAAGTTGTCTATCGACACCAACGTGAATTCAAGTCAAAAGCAAGTAGGTAAGACTCCATCTACTCCACAAATCTCGTCTTCGTCAGCCCAGAGTGGGTTCGCTTCGCCTTATTTGTTGGCTTCTGGGTTACTTTCTCCAAAATCCAATTCTACCGCTCTGCCTACCAACTCCTCGCCTTCTAACATCAAGATTGACCCCAACTATTTCCAGGATGTACATCCTTCTATTGCTGATGCCAGTGAGGCTACCCCCAAAACCTATAGTAACGGCAGAATTGTGAGTTCCAGAAAGAACTCGCGTGCGGACAAGATGTTGGCATACACGAGTGATCCTTCCGGTAATCACAGTTTTGTAATcaagcagaagaaatga
- the YVH1 gene encoding nitrogen starvation-induced protein phosphatase (go_function protein tyrosine/serine/threonine phosphatase activity~go_process protein amino acid dephosphorylation) — translation MVVRILGGVYLSSIEPINNSIDLKTKYSISHILSVVPGPLPQEYLKDYEHKQIEVTDEETSNLLEYFDSAYDFIEEGLFKESTDPKKHSRCVLVHCSQGVSRSVTVVVAYLMKKYNLTLEQAMHAVTRKVPEAQPNDGFMEQLKLYKEMDLKVDSSNDLYREFVINNQLSLDPTGATLRDMDLFKPKSQQQLSEADKNYELRCKRCRQVLAVGGQIENHEHPDAESRQSQFIKKAPNSRRIISVQEASSNCSHHFLAEPLTWMKEELEKGELEGKFMCPKCIAKVGGYSWRGSRCSCGKWMIPAIHLQSAKVDSIKNIVLPNHSTV, via the coding sequence ATGGTGGTTCGTATTCTTGGAGGAGTATACCTCTCATCTATAGAGCCCATCAACAATAGCATAGATTTAAAGACAAAATACAGCATCTCCCATATACTTTCTGTGGTTCCAGGTCCTTTACCCCAAGAGTATCTTAAAGACTATGAGCACAAGCAAATCGAAGTCACCGACGAGGAAACGTCGAATTTACTAGAATACTTTGATTCAGCCTACGATTTCATCGAAGAAGGTTTGTTTAAAGAGTCGACAGATCCAAAGAAGCACCTGAGATGCGTTCTAGTTCATTGTTCACAAGGAGTATCCCGTTCTGTAACTGTAGTTGTAGCATATCTCATGAAGAAGTACAATTTGACTTTGGAACAAGCAATGCATGCCGTCACACGGAAGGTGCCAGAAGCACAGCCCAACGATGGCTTCATGGAGCAGTTGAAGCTCTACAAGGAAATGGATTTGAAAGTCGACTCTTCGAACGACTTGTACAGAGAATTCGTCATCAACAACCAACTTAGCTTAGATCCTACTGGTGCTACATTGAGAGATATGGACCTTTTCAAACCAAAActgcagcagcagcttctggAAGCAGATAAAAATTACGAATTGAGGTGCAAAAGATGTCGTCAAGTATTGGCCGTTGGTGGTCAGATTGAAAACCACGAGCATCCTGATGCTGAATCTCGCCAATCTCAATTCATCAAGAAAGCTCCTAACTCTCGTAGAATCATTTCAGTGCAAGAGGCCAGCTCTAACTGTTCGCACCATTTCTTGGCTGAACCCTTGACATGgatgaaagaagaactagAAAAAGGCGAGTTGGAAGGCAAGTTTATGTGCCCAAAGTGTATTGCAAAGGTAGGGGGCTACAGTTGGAGAGGTTCTAGATGTTCGTGTGGAAAATGGATGATCCCAGCTATACATTTACAATCGGCCAAAGTGGATAGTATCAAAAACATAGTCTTGCCGAATCACTCTACAGTATAA